From the genome of Halomonas sp. MCCC 1A13316, one region includes:
- a CDS encoding DUF4202 domain-containing protein: MPDQTPFQRAIAELDALHAGDPRRVDVEGQSLPLELWHAGRMSAWLERVEDAPSELVQLAVRSQHLQRWEVPRNEYPEGRVGYLTWRRDQGKRAGEITARVMEAVGYAAEDAAEVSRMIRKQGLGRDPATQAVEDCACLVFLENYFADFSKQVEHEHLVRIVQMTWKKMSPRARELALELPMSDEARAVVGEALAG; this comes from the coding sequence ATGCCAGATCAAACACCGTTTCAGCGCGCCATCGCCGAGCTAGATGCCTTGCACGCCGGGGATCCGCGCCGGGTGGATGTCGAAGGCCAGTCACTGCCCCTGGAGCTGTGGCATGCGGGGCGCATGAGCGCCTGGCTGGAGCGGGTGGAAGACGCGCCGAGCGAGCTGGTGCAGCTCGCCGTGCGCTCGCAGCATCTGCAGCGCTGGGAGGTGCCGCGCAACGAGTACCCGGAAGGGCGCGTGGGCTATCTCACCTGGCGCCGCGACCAGGGCAAGCGGGCCGGCGAGATCACGGCGCGGGTGATGGAAGCGGTCGGTTATGCCGCGGAGGATGCCGCCGAAGTTTCCCGCATGATCCGCAAGCAGGGCCTGGGCCGCGACCCGGCCACCCAGGCGGTGGAGGACTGCGCCTGCCTGGTGTTCCTCGAGAACTACTTCGCCGACTTCTCCAAGCAGGTGGAGCACGAGCACCTGGTTCGCATCGTGCAGATGACCTGGAAGAAGATGTCGCCGCGCGCCCGGGAGCTGGCGCTGGAACTGCCGATGAGCGACGAGGCGCGAGCGGTGGTGGGAGAGGCGCTGGCGGGGTAA
- a CDS encoding alkaline phosphatase D family protein, with protein MRLTRRDLLSLGLKGGAVLGTSLAAPSIILAESRRPLITSGVMSGDILADRAMLWSQVDRPARMLIEIADNPEFRGARQLLGPEALPATGLTAKLDATGLSSMDTAHYRIRFEALDDRRAVSKPVVGQLRLPPAARRDVRFVWSGDTAGQGWGIDESRGGMTTYDTMLRQRPDFFIHSGDTVYADGPLQESVELPNGELWRNRVTPAKFKVAETLDEFRGQHAYNLLDANVRRFNAAVPMLAQWDDHETTNNWYPGEILDDERYSEKNVSLLAARARRAFLEYMPLRQRPEAPGRIHRRFAYGPSLEIFMLDMRSHRAVNSRNRQAGGAEATFLGQDQLRWLLDGLRQSRATWKIVASDMPIGLIVRDDDNFEAIANEHHGEPLGRELEIAGLLKAIRDEAIHNVVWLTADVHYTAAHHYSPERAGFQEFAPFWEFVSGPLHAGTFGPGELDATFGPEVVFQKAPPDGRANLSPAEGYQFFGQVDLNGESETLTVTLMDAAGEALHRQVLEPQRA; from the coding sequence ATGCGTTTGACGCGACGAGATCTGCTGAGCCTGGGCCTGAAAGGCGGTGCCGTCCTGGGCACCTCCCTGGCCGCGCCCTCCATCATCCTGGCCGAGAGCCGCCGGCCCCTGATCACCAGCGGCGTGATGAGCGGCGACATACTCGCCGACCGTGCCATGCTCTGGTCGCAGGTCGACCGGCCGGCACGAATGCTGATCGAGATCGCCGACAACCCCGAATTCAGGGGGGCTCGCCAACTGCTCGGCCCCGAGGCCCTGCCGGCCACTGGCCTGACCGCCAAACTCGACGCCACCGGGCTCTCCAGCATGGACACCGCTCACTATCGCATCCGCTTCGAGGCACTGGACGACCGCCGCGCCGTCAGCAAGCCGGTCGTCGGCCAACTGCGCCTGCCCCCGGCGGCTCGCCGCGATGTGCGGTTCGTGTGGTCCGGCGACACTGCCGGCCAAGGCTGGGGAATCGACGAATCGCGAGGCGGCATGACCACCTACGACACCATGCTGCGCCAGCGGCCGGACTTCTTCATCCACTCCGGCGACACCGTCTACGCCGACGGCCCGCTGCAGGAGAGCGTGGAGCTGCCCAATGGCGAGCTGTGGCGCAATCGGGTGACGCCCGCCAAGTTCAAGGTGGCCGAGACCCTGGACGAGTTCCGCGGCCAGCACGCCTATAACCTGCTCGACGCCAACGTGCGCCGCTTCAATGCCGCCGTGCCCATGCTCGCCCAGTGGGACGACCATGAAACCACCAACAACTGGTACCCCGGCGAGATCCTCGACGACGAGCGCTACAGCGAGAAGAACGTCTCGCTGCTCGCCGCCCGTGCCCGGCGCGCCTTTCTCGAATACATGCCGCTGCGCCAGCGCCCCGAGGCGCCGGGGCGAATCCACCGCCGCTTCGCCTACGGCCCCAGTCTGGAGATCTTCATGCTGGACATGCGCTCTCACCGCGCGGTCAACAGCCGCAACCGACAGGCCGGCGGCGCGGAGGCCACCTTCCTCGGGCAGGACCAATTGCGCTGGCTGCTCGACGGCCTGCGCCAATCCCGGGCGACCTGGAAGATCGTCGCCTCGGACATGCCCATCGGGCTGATCGTACGCGACGACGATAACTTCGAGGCCATCGCCAACGAACACCATGGCGAGCCCCTCGGCCGCGAGCTGGAGATCGCCGGGTTGCTCAAGGCGATCCGCGACGAAGCCATTCACAACGTGGTGTGGCTCACCGCCGACGTGCACTACACCGCCGCCCACCACTATTCGCCGGAGCGCGCCGGCTTCCAGGAATTCGCCCCCTTCTGGGAGTTCGTCAGCGGCCCCCTGCACGCCGGTACCTTCGGCCCGGGCGAGCTCGACGCCACCTTCGGCCCCGAAGTGGTCTTCCAGAAGGCACCGCCGGATGGCCGCGCCAACCTGTCACCCGCCGAGGGCTACCAGTTCTTCGGCCAGGTCGACCTGAACGGCGAGAGCGAAACCCTCACCGTCACCCTGATGGATGCCGCCGGCGAGGCCTTGCACCGGCAGGTTCTCGAGCCGCAAAGGGCTTGA
- a CDS encoding DUF6746 family protein, which produces MKKLLLPALLSGLMFATSAQASAPTEHFEGEAADTLSQAVANFSETNQQLAELLAQDELSIENLGTIHELTYTLENALEKINEEADAMAVNLEEVHLGSETGDFERVQSHGADYLEAAQTLVP; this is translated from the coding sequence ATGAAGAAACTACTTCTGCCCGCCCTACTGTCCGGCCTGATGTTCGCAACCAGCGCCCAGGCAAGCGCCCCCACCGAACACTTCGAGGGCGAGGCCGCCGACACCCTGAGCCAGGCGGTCGCCAACTTTTCGGAAACCAACCAGCAACTGGCCGAGCTACTCGCACAAGATGAACTGAGTATCGAGAATCTCGGCACCATCCACGAACTCACCTACACGCTGGAAAACGCGCTGGAGAAGATCAACGAAGAAGCGGACGCGATGGCGGTCAACCTGGAAGAGGTGCACCTGGGCTCCGAGACCGGCGACTTCGAACGCGTACAGAGCCACGGTGCCGATTATCTGGAAGCGGCCCAGACACTGGTGCCCTGA
- a CDS encoding C45 family autoproteolytic acyltransferase/hydolase, with protein MNQTQPLVMTELAGSHHEVGAEHGRIHRHLIQRGMQVYGQLFHDFVGIRWEEARDRACHFEAQIAQGFPEILEEMNGIAWGAGVDFIDILTLNCRSEIALAHASGGCSAFSLQRHGRQWLAQNWDWRHDQLDNVVALHIQGDGRPALVSIGEAGMVGKIGLNAHGIGVCLNAIRSQTCGPGLPVHIALRKILESEDMQSALAVATHDRVCSPAHFLLASAQVGNEGGQAVGLEVQPGEPGRITPRGGIVTHTNHLYAEDTPCPVQDFPRVDSHPRLCRLDALLHDEWSNNATIDEARLFDVLSDHQGAPMSICRHYNPDQPAEERMETLFSVVMNLSERRLTLRHGKPCENEDSLSITLS; from the coding sequence ATGAACCAGACCCAGCCATTGGTCATGACCGAACTGGCGGGAAGCCACCACGAGGTCGGCGCGGAACATGGCCGCATCCATCGCCACCTGATCCAGCGCGGCATGCAGGTCTATGGGCAGCTGTTCCACGATTTCGTCGGTATCCGCTGGGAAGAGGCACGCGACCGGGCCTGCCACTTCGAAGCCCAGATCGCTCAGGGATTTCCCGAGATTCTCGAGGAGATGAACGGCATCGCCTGGGGTGCGGGGGTCGATTTCATCGATATCCTGACGCTCAACTGCCGCAGTGAGATCGCCCTGGCCCATGCCAGCGGCGGCTGCTCGGCCTTCTCTCTGCAGCGCCACGGCCGGCAGTGGCTGGCCCAGAATTGGGACTGGCGCCACGACCAGCTCGACAACGTGGTCGCCCTGCACATCCAGGGCGACGGACGCCCCGCGCTGGTCAGCATCGGCGAAGCCGGCATGGTCGGCAAGATAGGCCTGAACGCCCATGGCATCGGCGTTTGCCTCAACGCCATTCGTTCACAGACCTGCGGGCCCGGCCTGCCGGTCCACATTGCCCTGCGCAAGATCCTCGAGAGCGAAGACATGCAGAGCGCGCTGGCCGTGGCCACCCATGACCGGGTTTGTTCACCTGCCCACTTCCTGCTCGCCAGCGCTCAGGTCGGCAACGAGGGGGGCCAGGCCGTCGGCCTTGAGGTACAGCCCGGCGAGCCGGGGCGCATCACACCACGCGGAGGCATCGTCACCCATACCAACCACCTCTACGCCGAGGACACCCCCTGCCCGGTGCAGGACTTCCCCCGCGTCGACTCCCACCCGCGCCTGTGCCGGCTCGACGCGCTGCTGCACGACGAGTGGAGCAACAATGCCACCATCGACGAGGCCAGGCTATTCGACGTACTCAGCGACCATCAGGGGGCGCCGATGTCGATCTGCCGCCACTACAACCCCGACCAGCCCGCCGAAGAGCGCATGGAAACCTTGTTTTCGGTGGTGATGAACCTGAGCGAGCGGCGCCTGACCCTGCGCCACGGCAAGCCCTGCGAAAACGAGGACAGCCTGAGCATCACCTTGAGCTGA
- a CDS encoding dienelactone hydrolase family protein yields the protein MRPAPLSFTLLAAMGLAHGAHAFTPAGNDAVYEVGDEAFEGYYSPARSEARGMVLMVHDWDGLGDYERQRADMLAEQGFDAFAVDLFGQNNRPETTEDRQAATRALYSDRERMRELTLAGLAEAREQEAAENVVIMGYCFGGAVALEIARSGEAENVAGYTSFHGGVATPEGQEWPEAVPPLLIAHGGADTNVTMEDVSGLVEELEAIEAIYTVEIYSGAPHGFTEFESERYQERADEASWAAFQTFLKEAL from the coding sequence ATGCGCCCTGCCCCCTTATCCTTCACGCTGCTTGCAGCGATGGGCCTTGCCCATGGCGCCCACGCCTTTACCCCCGCCGGCAACGACGCCGTCTACGAGGTCGGCGACGAGGCCTTCGAAGGCTACTACAGCCCCGCCCGGAGTGAAGCCCGCGGCATGGTGCTGATGGTGCACGACTGGGATGGCCTGGGCGACTACGAACGCCAGCGCGCCGACATGCTGGCCGAGCAGGGCTTCGATGCCTTCGCCGTCGACCTGTTCGGCCAGAACAATCGCCCCGAAACCACCGAAGACCGCCAGGCCGCCACCCGCGCACTCTACTCCGACCGCGAGCGCATGCGCGAGCTGACCCTTGCCGGCCTGGCCGAAGCCCGCGAGCAGGAAGCCGCCGAAAACGTGGTGATCATGGGCTACTGCTTCGGCGGGGCCGTGGCACTGGAGATCGCCCGTTCCGGCGAAGCCGAGAATGTCGCCGGCTATACCAGCTTCCATGGCGGCGTGGCCACGCCGGAGGGCCAGGAGTGGCCCGAAGCAGTGCCCCCTCTGCTGATCGCCCATGGCGGTGCCGACACCAACGTGACCATGGAGGACGTCAGCGGGCTGGTGGAAGAGCTCGAAGCCATTGAGGCAATTTATACGGTGGAGATCTACTCCGGCGCCCCGCACGGTTTCACCGAATTCGAAAGCGAGCGCTACCAGGAGCGCGCCGACGAGGCGTCCTGGGCCGCCTTCCAGACCTTCCTCAAGGAGGCGCTATGA